In Spirobacillus cienkowskii, a genomic segment contains:
- a CDS encoding globin domain-containing protein: MSIDITLIKESFEIAKPIGGQIINRFFENIYHDYPMIKETYFQDESVLLKESFLNFLINIVDYLDKPDLLSTYLQKISQNLISYKIEASYFDYGMNSILKTFSQFFGRSWNEKLSKEWTEVFQFISQTLKSCSQIKIEKIQDDIQKNPTQVTNAIKVEIPFLTDDFKKYIQNAVKTVILKQLKIEVQKTLQEEMQEIETMKPEELIERALRN; the protein is encoded by the coding sequence ATGAGTATTGATATTACTTTAATAAAAGAATCTTTTGAAATAGCAAAACCAATTGGTGGACAAATAATTAATAGATTTTTTGAAAATATATACCACGATTACCCAATGATTAAAGAAACATACTTTCAAGATGAATCAGTTTTGTTAAAAGAGTCATTTCTTAACTTTTTAATTAATATAGTTGACTATCTAGACAAACCAGATTTATTGAGTACATACCTTCAAAAAATTAGTCAAAATTTAATTAGCTATAAAATTGAAGCGAGTTACTTTGACTACGGGATGAACTCAATTTTAAAAACATTTTCGCAATTTTTTGGTAGATCTTGGAATGAAAAATTAAGTAAAGAATGGACTGAAGTATTTCAATTTATCTCTCAAACCCTAAAATCTTGTTCACAAATCAAAATAGAAAAAATTCAAGATGATATTCAAAAAAATCCTACTCAAGTAACCAATGCAATAAAAGTAGAAATTCCATTCTTAACTGATGATTTTAAAAAGTATATTCAAAATGCGGTAAAAACTGTAATTCTCAAACAACTTAAGATCGAAGTCCAAAAAACTCTTCAAGAAGAAATGCAAGAAATTGAGACAATGAAACCAGAAGAGTTGATAGAAAGAGCACTAAGAAATTAA